One Setaria viridis chromosome 5, Setaria_viridis_v4.0, whole genome shotgun sequence genomic region harbors:
- the LOC117855168 gene encoding heavy metal-associated isoprenylated plant protein 20, which produces MGILDHFSDLCSITETKEALKLRKKRPLQTVNIKVKMDCEGCERRVKSAVKSMRGVTRVVVNPKQSKCTVTGYVEPAKVLERVKSTGKAAEMWPYVPYTMTTYPYVGGAYDKKAPAGFVRSAPQAMADPSAPEVRYMTMFSDENVNSCTIM; this is translated from the exons ATGGGCATCCTGGACCACTTCTCCGATCTCTGCAGCATCACGGAGACGAAGGAGGCCCTCAAGCTCCGGAAGAAGCGCCCGCTGCAG ACGGTAAACATCAAGGTGAAGATGGACTGCGAGGGGTGCGAGCGGCGGGTGAAGAGCGCTGTGAAGTCGATGCGGGGCGTGACGCGCGTGGTGGTGAACCCGAAGCAGAGCAAGTGCACGGTGACGGGGTACGTGGAGCCGGCCAAGGTGCTGGAGCGGGTGAAGAGCACGGGCAAGGCGGCGGAGATGTGGCCCTACGTGCCCTACACGATGACCACCTACCCCTACGTCGGCGGCGCCTACGACAAGAAGGCCCCTGCCGGCTTCGTCCGCAGCGCGCCGCAGGCCATGGCCGACCCCAGCGCGCCCGAGGTCAGGTACATGACCATGTTCAGCGACGAGAACGTCAACTCATGCACCATCATGTGA